A genomic window from Pirellulaceae bacterium includes:
- a CDS encoding amidohydrolase family protein, with translation MKRKVDRRCFLTTATVAGASLLRFSQSADCAPRPERRNAIPIVDTHQHIWDLSKFKLAWQANEEYRPLARNFLLKDYAKATEGLDVVKTVYMEVDVPVEQQSAEAEYVIELCKQTDNRVVAAVISGRPSTDLFEPYVQRFAKSPYIKGVRDILWGKDPDYFLGRQYLQGIRLLGDLGMRFDIEIQSSGLPAAAKLIKACPATRFIIDHCGNPDMKSEDISTWRRDVGVIAKHENVVVKISGLLSNVKDESWKPEDLAPVINHLWEVFGTDRVMFGSDWPVCTLKGSYRRWFDAVQTVVGDRSEADQRRLFHDNALRVYQLT, from the coding sequence ATGAAACGAAAAGTCGATCGGCGCTGTTTTCTCACGACGGCAACGGTGGCTGGCGCGTCGTTGCTCCGATTTTCTCAAAGCGCGGACTGTGCCCCTAGACCGGAACGGAGAAATGCAATTCCCATCGTCGACACCCACCAACATATTTGGGACTTAAGTAAATTCAAACTAGCCTGGCAGGCGAACGAAGAATACCGGCCATTGGCCCGCAACTTCCTACTCAAAGACTACGCAAAAGCCACCGAGGGACTCGACGTCGTTAAGACGGTCTACATGGAGGTGGACGTCCCGGTTGAGCAGCAGAGTGCCGAGGCCGAGTACGTCATTGAACTTTGCAAGCAAACTGACAATCGTGTCGTCGCGGCAGTCATCTCTGGAAGGCCCAGCACGGATCTCTTCGAACCGTACGTCCAACGGTTTGCCAAAAGCCCATACATCAAGGGAGTTCGCGACATCTTATGGGGCAAAGATCCAGACTATTTTTTGGGCCGCCAATATCTCCAAGGGATTCGATTGCTGGGTGACTTAGGAATGCGTTTCGATATTGAGATTCAGTCGAGTGGTTTGCCGGCCGCGGCGAAACTGATCAAAGCTTGCCCCGCCACGCGGTTTATTATCGATCACTGCGGCAACCCAGACATGAAATCTGAAGATATTTCGACATGGCGGAGGGATGTTGGGGTGATCGCTAAACACGAAAACGTCGTCGTCAAGATCTCTGGCCTATTGTCTAACGTGAAGGATGAGAGTTGGAAACCGGAGGATCTCGCGCCAGTGATCAACCACCTCTGGGAAGTCTTTGGTACGGATCGAGTGATGTTTGGAAGCGACTGGCCGGTCTGCACACTCAAAGGCTCGTACCGCCGTTGGTTCGACGCGGTCCAGACCGTCGTCGGCGATCGCTCGGAAGCGGATCAGCGCCGTCTCTTCCACGACAACGCGTTGCGCGTCTATCAACTGACGTAG
- a CDS encoding sulfatase gives MSCLRSLFVGALWFFFTTASLNAAQDERPNILFLLTDNQPWHALGCAPNAIIHTPNMDRLAKEGVRFTNAFVTTPICAASRASILTGLFERRHGFTFLKPPLGAEFTAISYPALLRASGYRTAFIGKFGIESHGRLLVENEAETLIAMFDHFDNFEHWGVSGPNGYFVDQPNGTRKHLTDVTGEKTLRFLRDHHDRHPDQPFCLSISFNAPHAQDNDPQQYIWPPGVDHLYRDVTVPVPELAELKHFEALPDFLQTSEGRGRWAKRFDTPEKFQRMLKGMYRMVSGVDAVIGRLSEELHRLGIAENTVVIFMSDNGMFFGERGLSDCWLLYEDSIRVPMIIADPRQSSERHGVTASQFVLNIDVSPTILELAGLDVPAMIQGRSLVPLIEGKSPPWRTDFFCEHLLTMPQLKIPKSEGVRTEQWKYIRYFEQQPVYEELFDLANDPLETQSVADVPQNADQLRRLRERCNELLAEIRIGP, from the coding sequence ATGAGTTGCCTGCGAAGTCTCTTCGTCGGCGCACTGTGGTTTTTCTTCACAACGGCGTCGCTGAATGCCGCCCAGGATGAGCGGCCAAACATCTTGTTCTTACTTACGGATAACCAGCCGTGGCACGCGTTGGGCTGCGCACCGAATGCGATTATCCACACGCCAAACATGGATCGGCTCGCAAAGGAAGGCGTGCGGTTCACAAATGCGTTTGTAACCACTCCCATCTGTGCCGCAAGTCGGGCATCCATCCTCACCGGACTTTTCGAACGCCGGCATGGCTTCACGTTCCTCAAGCCGCCACTAGGCGCTGAATTCACCGCAATTAGCTACCCGGCGTTGTTGCGTGCAAGCGGATATCGCACGGCGTTTATTGGTAAATTCGGAATCGAATCGCATGGTCGGCTGTTGGTTGAAAACGAGGCGGAAACGCTCATCGCTATGTTCGACCACTTTGATAACTTTGAGCATTGGGGAGTCAGCGGGCCGAATGGGTACTTCGTTGACCAGCCGAATGGCACGAGAAAACACCTAACCGATGTTACGGGTGAAAAGACGCTCCGCTTTTTACGTGACCATCATGATCGACATCCAGATCAGCCTTTCTGCCTGTCGATCAGTTTCAACGCGCCCCATGCACAGGACAACGACCCGCAGCAATACATCTGGCCGCCGGGCGTCGACCATCTTTACCGAGATGTCACTGTGCCAGTACCTGAATTGGCCGAACTCAAGCACTTTGAGGCGCTGCCTGACTTCTTGCAGACTTCAGAAGGTCGCGGTCGGTGGGCAAAGCGATTTGATACGCCCGAAAAGTTTCAGCGGATGTTGAAAGGCATGTACCGCATGGTTAGCGGCGTGGACGCTGTCATCGGCCGTTTGTCGGAGGAACTTCATCGCTTGGGCATTGCCGAAAACACGGTCGTCATCTTCATGAGCGACAACGGTATGTTTTTTGGCGAGCGAGGTTTGAGCGATTGTTGGCTGTTGTACGAGGACTCTATTCGCGTGCCAATGATCATCGCCGACCCGCGACAATCGAGCGAACGCCACGGGGTCACTGCCAGCCAATTCGTGTTGAATATTGATGTCTCGCCGACCATCCTAGAACTTGCTGGCCTGGATGTGCCTGCGATGATTCAGGGGCGTAGTTTGGTTCCATTGATTGAAGGAAAGTCACCTCCGTGGCGCACGGATTTCTTTTGCGAACACCTCTTAACGATGCCTCAGCTAAAGATTCCCAAGAGTGAAGGCGTACGGACCGAGCAGTGGAAATATATTCGCTACTTTGAACAACAGCCAGTGTACGAAGAGCTGTTCGACCTGGCGAACGACCCGCTGGAAACACAGAGCGTAGCAGACGTTCCGCAAAATGCAGACCAGCTTCGGCGTCTCCGAGAGCGGTGCAACGAGCTGCTCGCCGAGATCCGGATCGGACCGTAA